A window of the Lysinibacillus irui genome harbors these coding sequences:
- a CDS encoding RHS repeat-associated core domain-containing protein translates to MKKLISDYLGTPSEAYENDGNKVWSNELDIYGQSKEFNSDKDFIPFRYQGQYEDEETGLYYNRFRNYSPIEGMYTQKDPIGLNGGLVLYGYVQDTNNSIDIFGLSCTKELKKNMNKANRELRKNEGYMKRAWHKYKGSAAHHIVAGDHSNVHAGRAREILKRLKIDVNSAENGVYLKHIDPNSLQPGAYHRVIHTNEYFKNVYNRLDMAEKLGGAKAREAVLTELENIRNDLLFNVKIW, encoded by the coding sequence TTGAAGAAGCTTATTAGTGATTATCTAGGTACACCTTCTGAAGCCTACGAAAATGATGGTAATAAGGTTTGGTCCAATGAGTTAGATATTTATGGCCAGTCAAAAGAGTTTAACAGTGACAAGGATTTTATACCATTCCGATATCAAGGGCAATACGAGGATGAAGAAACTGGCCTTTACTACAACAGATTTAGAAATTATTCACCAATTGAGGGTATGTATACGCAAAAGGATCCAATTGGGCTTAATGGAGGTTTGGTCTTATATGGCTATGTACAAGATACAAATAACTCAATAGATATTTTTGGTCTTTCTTGTACTAAAGAGTTAAAGAAAAATATGAACAAAGCTAATCGAGAGTTAAGAAAAAATGAAGGGTACATGAAACGTGCTTGGCATAAGTATAAAGGTTCAGCAGCTCATCATATTGTAGCGGGGGATCATTCAAACGTACACGCTGGAAGAGCCAGAGAAATCTTGAAAAGACTCAAGATTGATGTCAACAGTGCAGAAAATGGTGTTTATTTGAAGCATATAGATCCAAATAGTTTACAACCTGGTGCTTATCATAGAGTAATTCATACCAACGAGTATTTTAAAAATGTCTATAATAGGTTAGACATGGCTGAAAAATTGGGTGGAGCGAAAGCAAGAGAAGCAGTGTTGACTGAGCTAGAAAATATAAGGAATGATTTATTATTTAACGTTAAAATTTGGTAA
- a CDS encoding Imm43 family immunity protein yields MKYFMLVNNNAASPIYLDGVLHESFNEDKYEEGMSYNWNRPFIEQMEFPKELWLITRSKIQFDYYENFFGHIISEKFLSSMDQINVLQDYVIANLHVVSTKGKPKVKDSFCFIKCIKRHALVDYDKSEYLTREVPSNAKLKVDGSFVDKYIRLVLKDTDLDLFQLNDLKLGRYLFGSEKFKSLCEKGNLKGIQFMELELVPNYLQSIV; encoded by the coding sequence ATGAAATATTTTATGTTAGTCAATAATAATGCTGCTTCTCCCATCTATTTAGATGGGGTTTTGCACGAAAGTTTTAATGAAGACAAATATGAAGAAGGAATGAGCTATAATTGGAACCGACCATTTATTGAACAAATGGAGTTTCCTAAAGAACTATGGTTAATAACGAGAAGCAAAATTCAATTTGACTACTACGAAAATTTCTTCGGTCATATAATCTCTGAAAAATTTTTATCTTCAATGGATCAAATAAATGTATTACAGGATTATGTTATAGCTAATTTACATGTTGTGAGTACAAAAGGTAAACCAAAAGTAAAAGACTCATTTTGCTTTATTAAATGTATTAAAAGACATGCATTAGTTGATTATGATAAATCTGAGTATCTTACAAGAGAAGTTCCAAGTAATGCAAAATTAAAAGTTGATGGAAGTTTCGTTGATAAGTATATAAGGTTGGTGTTAAAAGACACTGATCTTGATTTATTTCAATTAAACGATTTAAAACTGGGAAGATACTTGTTTGGTTCAGAAAAATTTAAATCATTATGTGAAAAAGGCAATCTTAAAGGGATTCAATTTATGGAGTTAGAGTTAGTGCCTAACTATCTACAATCGATCGTATAA
- a CDS encoding RHS repeat-associated core domain-containing protein — translation MADNLVTWVFNDSFVPSAKITSEGHYSIITDYLGTPVEAYDEKGNRVWTAELDVYGRVKEVTGEKDFIPFRYQGQYDDVEIGLYYNRFRYYDPVQGNYTQIDPIGLAGGNPTLYGYVSDPNTWIDIFGLSRAPSQILAANLKKGGSKTAGHQAHHVIPTNVWKQYQTFFNDIGMGGLRDEAFNGMMIPSNPDTLKGSIFDFIHNTSHSAYNSNVMNRVGNIYAEFDNNLIDEKQARKQIRKLQM, via the coding sequence ATAGCAGATAATCTAGTTACATGGGTATTCAATGATAGCTTCGTCCCTTCTGCAAAGATTACGAGTGAAGGTCATTACAGTATTATTACTGATTATCTCGGAACGCCTGTTGAAGCCTATGATGAAAAAGGGAATAGGGTTTGGACAGCTGAACTTGATGTTTATGGACGAGTGAAAGAAGTTACAGGTGAGAAAGACTTTATTCCATTTAGATATCAAGGTCAGTATGATGATGTAGAAATTGGATTGTATTATAACAGATTCCGATACTATGACCCAGTGCAAGGGAATTATACTCAAATTGACCCGATTGGACTTGCGGGTGGAAATCCTACGCTTTATGGGTATGTCAGTGATCCGAATACATGGATTGATATATTTGGTTTATCGAGAGCACCGAGTCAAATCCTAGCAGCTAACTTAAAAAAGGGCGGAAGTAAGACAGCTGGACATCAGGCGCATCATGTAATTCCGACAAATGTGTGGAAACAATATCAAACTTTCTTCAATGATATTGGTATGGGTGGTTTAAGAGATGAAGCTTTCAATGGTATGATGATTCCTAGTAATCCTGATACTTTAAAAGGTAGTATATTTGATTTTATCCATAATACTTCTCATAGTGCTTATAATAGTAATGTGATGAACAGAGTAGGCAATATATATGCAGAATTTGATAATAATTTAATAGATGAAAAACAGGCTAGAAAACAAATTCGTAAATTACAAATGTAA
- a CDS encoding RHS repeat domain-containing protein yields the protein MAKITNEGYYSIISDYLGTPVEAYDEKVNRVWTAELDVYGQVKEVTGEKDFIPFRYQGQYEDVEIGLYYNRFRYYDPVQGNYTQINPIGLAGGNPTLYGYVNNPNLYMDILGLDVTITLVYKDWMPKNEFLRKAQTLQKLGEEGLLYKVAKVSRDRSVTKAFRQDMIKRIWAQYGNSNRAFADKLIDRVAHKMQRRWVLSQPL from the coding sequence TTGGCAAAAATCACGAATGAAGGTTATTACAGTATTATTAGTGATTATCTTGGAACGCCTGTTGAAGCCTATGATGAAAAAGTGAATAGGGTTTGGACAGCTGAACTTGATGTTTATGGACAAGTGAAAGAAGTTACAGGTGAGAAAGACTTTATTCCATTCCGTTATCAAGGGCAGTATGAAGATGTAGAAATTGGATTGTATTATAACCGATTCCGATACTACGACCCAGTGCAAGGGAATTATACTCAAATAAATCCGATTGGACTTGCGGGTGGAAATCCTACGCTTTATGGATATGTAAATAATCCAAATTTGTATATGGATATTTTGGGGCTAGATGTAACAATTACACTAGTTTACAAAGACTGGATGCCTAAAAATGAATTTCTCAGAAAAGCTCAAACACTTCAAAAACTTGGAGAAGAAGGTCTTCTATATAAAGTTGCAAAAGTATCGAGGGATAGAAGTGTAACTAAAGCATTTAGACAAGATATGATTAAAAGAATATGGGCACAGTATGGAAATAGTAATCGCGCATTTGCCGATAAGCTAATAGATAGGGTTGCACACAAGATGCAACGGAGGTGGGTTTTGTCCCAGCCTCTTTAG
- a CDS encoding ADP-ribosylglycohydrolase family protein, translating to MVDTQLRERVFDTLYGGIIGDLMGVPVEFKQRGTFRVQDVMGYGTYNQPPGTWSDDTSLTLCLVENIIEKGDTKTLMNKFVQYMEHGYLTPFGEMFDIGITTAEAVSNYKKGVPPAQCGKTGEFDNGNGTLMRIAPLVFVVMHELDFAKRKELVHQYTEITHGHPRSIVGSIIYIELLLSLYQNNSLEVALKEVFDLLQNNLQNEMKAELDAYTRIFHENFLNTPEDEIKSSGYIVHSLEAAIWCVGNSTTFKEAILMAVNLGEDTDTVGAITGSIAGMYKQLDKIPEEWLGKIVSKQKVDDLILAFYEYCAAQV from the coding sequence ATGGTAGATACACAATTGAGGGAGCGTGTGTTTGACACTTTATACGGTGGGATTATCGGTGATCTAATGGGCGTACCAGTCGAATTTAAACAAAGAGGAACGTTCCGTGTGCAAGATGTGATGGGGTATGGTACTTACAATCAACCACCTGGTACTTGGTCTGATGATACTTCTCTAACACTCTGCTTGGTAGAAAACATTATTGAAAAAGGCGATACCAAAACATTGATGAACAAATTTGTGCAATACATGGAGCATGGCTATCTTACACCATTTGGCGAAATGTTTGATATTGGAATTACTACAGCGGAAGCCGTTTCCAACTATAAAAAAGGTGTTCCGCCAGCACAATGTGGTAAAACGGGCGAGTTTGATAATGGCAATGGTACACTAATGAGGATAGCTCCTTTAGTATTCGTGGTCATGCATGAGTTAGATTTTGCTAAAAGAAAAGAATTAGTTCATCAATATACAGAGATTACTCATGGTCATCCGCGATCCATAGTAGGGTCCATCATTTACATTGAGCTATTATTAAGCTTATACCAAAATAATTCACTAGAAGTGGCCTTAAAAGAGGTATTTGACTTACTGCAAAATAATTTACAAAATGAAATGAAAGCAGAGTTAGATGCTTACACAAGGATTTTTCATGAAAACTTTTTAAATACGCCTGAAGACGAGATTAAATCAAGCGGCTATATTGTTCATTCGCTAGAAGCGGCTATTTGGTGTGTAGGTAATTCTACAACATTTAAAGAAGCGATTCTGATGGCAGTTAATTTAGGAGAAGATACGGATACCGTTGGAGCCATTACAGGTTCGATAGCGGGTATGTATAAACAGTTGGATAAAATTCCGGAAGAATGGTTGGGTAAAATTGTCAGTAAACAAAAGGTTGATGACTTAATTTTGGCGTTTTACGAGTATTGTGCAGCACAGGTGTAA
- a CDS encoding immunity 22 family protein, which translates to MDMSKVHVWVGINNSDDETFESYFELDYDDPDMDIDDPLYKVCQFCLDINEKWYDEDCIGVYKEDSMVNVRVLLEELSVSQDTMEEIQNICIKKGLENVNAMFYYMDPEIEVTDKNKLYNELHYIGKFDTNL; encoded by the coding sequence ATGGATATGTCTAAAGTGCATGTTTGGGTAGGAATCAATAATAGTGATGATGAGACTTTTGAAAGTTACTTTGAATTAGACTATGACGATCCAGATATGGATATTGATGATCCTCTTTACAAAGTATGCCAATTTTGTCTGGATATAAACGAAAAATGGTATGATGAGGATTGTATTGGAGTTTATAAGGAAGATAGCATGGTGAATGTTAGGGTATTGTTGGAAGAGTTATCGGTATCACAGGATACAATGGAAGAAATTCAGAATATTTGTATTAAAAAAGGGTTAGAAAATGTTAATGCAATGTTTTATTACATGGATCCAGAGATAGAAGTAACTGATAAAAATAAACTTTATAATGAATTACATTATATTGGGAAGTTTGATACAAATTTATAA
- a CDS encoding ATP-binding protein codes for MFRKSCLVLKHKKNKWFGLAIGIYLILGMYLLNVTYSKPFLNIELEKINNNWTITDSYYKNWATKHQITPGDIVLNVDDVKINNLSYISFDSAIRAAKELTIQKPDGKIISIQIKNLDIPQQFYYLLIIPACYYALTLFITVYLYFKKINQHLTNLLILFILSVSLAYVSIGASGRLDSIGMIINRSSMLLCLVILLLFLENYFAFLKIKWLFIKKLKVFFLFPVLAIAFSVFSIFYPSINPILSEIVLWVFFLLLILNLGILIVGYFKYKLSQLKILLMSIIIPFLPFLLFYALPQILFNTQLLSADICSLFLMLIPFSFIFTQLTERIFDMEYFISRLRYYFNFSFAFTLWLLLGLYWLTDLSITRMTEIFFFAFLSLMALFYMKERIDYRKRKILFSTKGDYIHRLYTTVDSIGRVVKIEDLLEKFVQEVVLQLEMESVYVLTYDFQTHQVTLTNKSKEYTQHQIDEVLVERLGLGDIKKTDHFYIAFIHQDANYKRILVVDHNKSIYLKDEELLWLELLLLYLNNFIENTKMVEELLNQLKHMKEADNRQLPWLNKLLWLRFEEEKYQLAQELHDTILQEQLHIAREMDVLMHTKEKEEIPARLIKLHEHMVTSLNDLRGYCENLKPPLLDTLGLNAALEKLIQKIHKRANFVLVYTIDRLYLEDERLNLMIYRLFQELLNNALKHSNANTVEIYLLGTEEGFEILYTDDGVGCNIDDILLADSMGIQGMQERVQAFNGKFALDSKVGEGLTIRIQVSETNQTHPYTYSTLNRPTYMIRG; via the coding sequence ATGTTTAGAAAATCGTGTTTGGTATTAAAACATAAAAAAAATAAATGGTTTGGGCTTGCTATAGGTATCTATTTAATTTTAGGGATGTACCTACTTAATGTTACTTATAGCAAACCCTTTTTAAATATTGAGTTAGAAAAAATAAATAATAATTGGACAATAACGGATTCCTATTATAAAAATTGGGCAACAAAGCATCAAATTACACCTGGGGATATTGTTTTAAATGTTGATGATGTGAAAATAAATAATTTATCTTATATATCCTTTGATTCAGCCATTAGGGCAGCAAAAGAATTAACGATCCAAAAGCCTGATGGAAAAATAATCTCTATACAAATAAAAAATCTTGATATACCTCAGCAATTTTACTATTTATTGATAATACCGGCATGTTACTATGCTTTGACATTATTTATTACGGTATATTTATATTTTAAAAAAATAAATCAACACCTTACCAATTTACTAATATTATTTATTCTAAGTGTTTCTTTAGCATATGTGAGTATTGGTGCTTCAGGGCGTTTAGATAGTATAGGTATGATTATTAACCGTAGTAGTATGCTATTATGTTTAGTAATTCTGTTACTTTTTTTAGAAAATTATTTTGCGTTTTTAAAGATAAAATGGCTCTTTATAAAAAAACTAAAAGTATTTTTTTTATTTCCTGTTTTAGCGATTGCGTTTAGTGTTTTCAGTATTTTTTATCCATCAATCAACCCTATTCTATCTGAAATTGTGCTATGGGTATTTTTTCTATTATTAATATTAAATCTTGGAATATTGATTGTAGGTTATTTTAAGTATAAATTATCTCAACTAAAGATATTGTTAATGAGTATCATTATTCCATTTTTGCCCTTTCTACTTTTCTATGCATTACCCCAAATCTTATTCAATACACAATTACTCTCTGCTGATATTTGTTCATTATTTCTAATGCTTATTCCATTCAGCTTTATATTTACACAACTTACTGAGCGTATTTTTGATATGGAGTATTTCATTTCTCGATTACGTTATTATTTTAATTTTTCTTTTGCTTTTACACTATGGCTGTTATTGGGGCTGTATTGGCTTACGGATCTTTCGATTACACGCATGACGGAGATTTTCTTTTTCGCTTTTCTCTCGTTAATGGCCCTGTTTTACATGAAGGAGCGGATTGATTATCGTAAGCGGAAAATCCTTTTCTCTACGAAAGGGGACTACATTCATCGCTTGTATACTACCGTTGATAGTATAGGTCGAGTGGTCAAAATCGAAGATCTATTGGAGAAATTTGTGCAGGAGGTTGTGCTCCAGCTTGAAATGGAAAGTGTTTATGTTCTGACCTATGATTTTCAAACACATCAGGTGACGTTAACGAATAAATCGAAGGAATACACGCAACATCAAATTGATGAGGTCCTTGTCGAGCGTTTAGGGCTAGGGGATATTAAAAAAACAGATCATTTCTATATCGCCTTTATTCATCAAGATGCGAATTATAAACGAATCCTTGTTGTTGACCATAATAAATCGATTTATCTAAAGGATGAGGAGTTGTTATGGCTTGAATTGTTATTGCTCTATTTAAACAATTTTATTGAAAATACGAAAATGGTTGAGGAGCTTTTAAATCAGTTAAAGCATATGAAAGAGGCTGATAATCGACAACTACCGTGGCTCAATAAATTACTTTGGCTACGCTTCGAGGAAGAAAAATATCAACTTGCTCAGGAACTTCATGATACGATTTTACAGGAACAGCTTCATATTGCGAGAGAAATGGATGTCCTTATGCATACAAAGGAAAAAGAGGAGATCCCAGCGAGACTCATAAAGCTGCATGAACATATGGTAACTTCCTTGAATGATTTAAGGGGCTACTGTGAAAATTTAAAGCCACCACTTCTCGATACGTTAGGATTAAATGCCGCCCTTGAAAAACTGATTCAAAAAATTCATAAACGAGCAAATTTTGTGTTGGTTTATACGATTGATCGACTTTATTTAGAGGATGAACGGTTAAACTTAATGATTTATCGCTTGTTCCAAGAATTGTTAAACAATGCTCTAAAACATTCCAATGCGAATACCGTTGAAATCTATTTATTAGGCACTGAAGAAGGTTTTGAAATTTTGTATACCGATGATGGGGTAGGCTGTAATATAGATGACATTCTACTTGCGGATTCTATGGGCATTCAAGGTATGCAAGAGAGGGTTCAGGCTTTTAATGGGAAATTCGCCTTAGATAGCAAAGTAGGTGAAGGACTAACCATTCGTATACAAGTTAGTGAAACCAATCAAACGCATCCTTATACGTATAGTACGCTGAACCGGCCAACTTATATGATACGAGGATAA
- a CDS encoding RHS repeat domain-containing protein, producing the protein MQYNELGQEIERILPGDVISKWQYDITGRPTHHRVSSQSRDMRRRVYNWDVNHQLRSMVNELTGVKVTYGYDEFSNLVWANQDSKFDFLYRSVDDVGNLYETKDKKDRVYGAGSRLLETQDAQFSYDEEGNLIEKVEKNGDTWKYEYYGNGMMSKVIKPDNTEVTFKYDSLGRRIEKSSEDKATQFVWDGNTILHEYSTENVADTLENLNSSQTDTAIADNLVTWVFNDSFVPSAKITSEGHYSIISDYLGTPVEAYDEEGNRVWSAQLDIYGRVKEFTGEKDFIPFRYQGQYKDVETGLYYNRFRYYDPEQGNYTQIDPIGLVGGNPSLYGYVKDPNTWFDVFGMAPWKNGGFDKWFNNATPEEVSANIGAVKKQLRNGGGKHELFPVSDAAKARELGFKAEELKKMAIDKDKFIFVDVPDKDGNLHTGPHSTGKKRIGNQSSKASSNFHIHLSNALQGANTKREARLIIGQYHRKYMKVSCK; encoded by the coding sequence ATGCAATACAATGAACTCGGGCAAGAGATTGAGCGAATCCTACCAGGGGATGTCATCAGTAAATGGCAATATGACATCACAGGTAGACCGACACACCATCGCGTAAGTAGTCAAAGCCGTGATATGCGAAGACGTGTGTATAATTGGGATGTGAATCACCAATTACGCAGCATGGTCAATGAGCTAACCGGTGTAAAAGTAACGTATGGTTACGACGAATTCAGTAACCTCGTCTGGGCCAATCAAGATAGTAAATTTGATTTCTTATACCGTAGCGTCGATGATGTCGGCAATCTATATGAAACAAAAGACAAAAAAGATCGTGTTTATGGTGCTGGCAGTAGATTACTAGAAACACAAGATGCCCAATTCTCTTATGATGAAGAAGGAAATCTCATAGAGAAAGTCGAAAAGAATGGAGATACGTGGAAGTACGAGTATTATGGCAATGGCATGATGTCGAAGGTCATTAAGCCAGATAATACGGAAGTTACTTTCAAGTATGATTCATTAGGTAGGCGAATAGAGAAGAGTTCTGAGGATAAGGCAACGCAATTTGTATGGGATGGCAATACGATTCTGCATGAGTATTCCACGGAGAATGTTGCAGATACTTTAGAAAATCTAAATTCCTCACAAACCGATACTGCTATAGCAGATAATCTAGTTACATGGGTGTTCAATGATAGCTTCGTCCCTTCTGCAAAGATTACGAGTGAAGGTCATTATAGTATTATTAGTGATTATCTTGGAACACCTGTTGAGGCATATGACGAAGAGGGTAATAGGGTTTGGTCTGCTCAGCTTGATATTTATGGACGAGTGAAAGAGTTCACTGGTGAGAAAGACTTTATTCCATTCCGTTATCAAGGGCAGTATAAAGATGTAGAAACAGGATTGTATTATAACCGATTCCGATACTACGACCCCGAACAAGGGAATTATACTCAAATTGACCCGATTGGACTCGTGGGTGGGAATCCATCTTTGTACGGATATGTAAAAGATCCGAATACTTGGTTCGATGTCTTTGGAATGGCACCTTGGAAAAATGGAGGATTTGATAAATGGTTTAATAATGCTACACCAGAAGAAGTTTCTGCTAACATAGGAGCTGTTAAAAAACAGCTGAGAAATGGCGGTGGTAAACATGAACTTTTTCCAGTATCAGATGCAGCTAAAGCAAGAGAATTAGGTTTTAAAGCAGAAGAACTAAAAAAGATGGCAATTGATAAAGATAAATTTATATTTGTCGATGTACCTGATAAAGATGGTAACTTACACACAGGTCCGCATTCAACAGGTAAGAAAAGAATAGGTAATCAGTCTAGTAAAGCAAGTAGTAACTTCCATATACACCTATCAAATGCTTTACAGGGAGCAAACACAAAGAGAGAAGCAAGATTAATAATAGGGCAGTACCATAGAAAATATATGAAAGTGAGTTGTAAATAA
- the comX gene encoding competence pheromone ComX, whose product MINMIQYLEQNPSLVTLLKEKKASLIGVTDLEQKAILDSFDEDVCLENRVWY is encoded by the coding sequence ATGATTAACATGATTCAATATTTAGAGCAAAATCCGTCGTTGGTAACATTGTTAAAAGAAAAAAAAGCTTCTTTAATTGGTGTAACAGATCTTGAACAAAAAGCAATTTTGGATTCGTTTGATGAAGATGTATGTTTAGAAAATCGTGTTTGGTATTAA
- a CDS encoding macro domain-containing protein, which yields MVVSHARTNNSLLYYKCDNIEFLKGYGQLYTEFDDCVATRQINIINNDIYSSSSLHDWNEDVGFLLYDGHIDSLDLSDSVPITQLEFENKWQEGIVANKSQINYLKGDASLPLEEHTLIIHVVNILGKWGKGFVLSLSKQFPFAKNEYVKWSKDKETFGLGEVQFVCVDQERATFVANMLAQHGVRKNDKDHTTYIDYDALRLCLRKVARFALKNRLSIQMPKIGSGLAGGDWEEIEKIINEELIYYKIKCTVFEL from the coding sequence GTGGTAGTGAGTCATGCAAGGACTAATAATAGTCTATTATACTATAAATGTGATAATATTGAATTTTTAAAAGGTTATGGTCAATTATATACAGAATTTGATGATTGCGTTGCAACTAGGCAGATCAACATAATAAATAATGATATATATAGTTCTTCATCATTGCACGATTGGAACGAAGATGTTGGATTTTTATTGTATGACGGACATATCGATAGTTTAGATTTAAGCGATAGTGTACCTATTACTCAATTAGAATTTGAGAATAAGTGGCAGGAAGGAATTGTAGCTAACAAATCTCAAATTAACTACTTAAAGGGCGATGCTTCGCTTCCTTTAGAAGAACATACACTCATCATTCATGTTGTCAATATTTTAGGAAAATGGGGAAAAGGTTTTGTTTTATCTTTATCAAAGCAATTCCCTTTTGCCAAAAATGAATATGTAAAATGGTCTAAGGATAAAGAAACTTTTGGGTTAGGAGAAGTTCAGTTTGTATGTGTAGACCAGGAGAGAGCTACTTTTGTTGCCAATATGCTTGCACAACACGGTGTGAGGAAAAATGATAAAGATCATACAACCTATATTGATTATGATGCACTTCGTTTATGTTTAAGAAAAGTTGCGAGATTTGCATTAAAAAATAGATTATCGATACAGATGCCTAAAATTGGTTCAGGTTTAGCTGGAGGAGATTGGGAAGAGATTGAAAAAATAATAAATGAGGAATTGATTTATTATAAAATTAAATGTACTGTTTTTGAATTGTGA
- a CDS encoding DUF7660 family protein, with protein MDWYNKIENVSNKQQFLEFVNLLSADYQKNIDEWENKSIDLFLQAIEGWMEDMEGFYENSGLDTPKNIDWKLLSIMLYVGKIYE; from the coding sequence ATGGATTGGTACAACAAAATTGAAAACGTATCAAACAAGCAACAATTCTTAGAATTTGTAAATTTATTATCAGCGGATTATCAAAAAAATATAGATGAATGGGAGAATAAATCTATAGATTTATTTCTTCAAGCCATTGAGGGATGGATGGAAGATATGGAAGGATTTTATGAAAATTCTGGTTTAGATACACCCAAAAATATCGACTGGAAACTATTGTCTATTATGCTATATGTAGGTAAGATATATGAATAA
- a CDS encoding SMI1/KNR4 family protein translates to MLPIHNANLPATENDILQVEHSISCQLPTVYRRVLQEVNGVSLANGVLIYGTEELIERNETWEVEEYAKGYIAIGDDGGGMVFLMAIQGNNSSVFAVDGGDMNPQHATLVTMDLSKWLQNGCQ, encoded by the coding sequence ATGCTTCCTATACATAATGCAAATTTACCAGCTACAGAGAACGACATTCTACAAGTGGAACATAGTATATCATGTCAACTCCCAACCGTTTATAGGCGAGTCCTACAAGAGGTGAATGGTGTATCACTGGCTAATGGGGTGTTAATTTACGGTACAGAGGAATTGATAGAAAGAAATGAGACTTGGGAAGTGGAGGAATATGCGAAAGGCTATATAGCTATTGGTGACGATGGTGGTGGAATGGTATTTTTAATGGCCATTCAGGGGAATAATTCTAGCGTTTTTGCAGTAGATGGCGGGGATATGAATCCACAACATGCCACGTTGGTCACTATGGACTTAAGTAAGTGGCTACAAAATGGCTGTCAGTAA
- the tnpB gene encoding IS66 family insertion sequence element accessory protein TnpB yields the protein MLDFDGKGFDLLYKRLENDRLQWPKEDEQVRNNQQELRWLLEVLSYFTPMK from the coding sequence ATTTTAGATTTTGACGGGAAAGGTTTCGATTTACTGTACAAACGTTTAGAGAACGATCGACTTCAATGGCCAAAAGAAGATGAACAAGTTCGAAACAACCAGCAAGAATTACGTTGGCTACTGGAAGTGTTATCATACTTTACGCCGATGAAATAA
- a CDS encoding imm11 family protein: MDIYEIKSDYDVFKFFVFNQGSSSNYLNFEGQKLGDNWIPLEFEIFKEKGKKKDKRFEDFDASCYFDGILIVNNNLKEILEANYSEKVEILPVNTDRGPYYYINVTNKIKSIKNVDKMSSDEIMEMVRNNRYVFDLQTVKNESIFRDSKMSSSYFVTDFFINLMNNNQIKGLRYEKVGHTE; this comes from the coding sequence TTGGATATATATGAAATTAAAAGTGACTATGATGTTTTTAAATTTTTTGTATTTAATCAAGGAAGTTCATCTAACTATTTAAACTTTGAAGGTCAAAAATTAGGAGACAATTGGATACCTTTAGAGTTTGAAATTTTCAAAGAAAAAGGAAAGAAAAAGGATAAACGATTTGAAGATTTTGATGCTTCATGCTATTTTGATGGTATTTTAATCGTGAATAATAATCTGAAAGAGATTTTGGAAGCTAATTATAGTGAAAAAGTTGAAATTTTGCCAGTTAATACGGATAGAGGTCCATATTATTATATAAATGTAACGAATAAAATTAAATCTATTAAAAATGTGGATAAAATGTCTTCAGACGAAATAATGGAAATGGTAAGAAATAATAGGTACGTTTTTGATCTTCAAACTGTAAAAAACGAGTCCATATTTAGAGATAGCAAAATGTCATCAAGCTATTTTGTTACAGATTTCTTTATTAATCTAATGAATAATAATCAAATCAAAGGATTACGTTATGAAAAAGTTGGTCATACAGAATAG